The region TTTGAATTGTTAGAtttgttagaatattctaataatTTAGTAGAATATTTCAACATTCAAATAATTCGATTTGAATATTTAGAGTATAACATTCTAttataatattttacatatattttgaaaaaaacaatatttttttggataaaataaatgacgagaataatattaaaaaatttttttgaaaattttcatttattttgcattttaaaaatatttttttatcttcAAAACGAATAGCTAGGTTTGCGTCTTATGCCTCACACATATAATGGGCTTTGAAACGATTGTAATGGGTTATATAGAGAATAttgcttattttattttattttttttatatattgatATATACATGTATAAGATATATGGGAATAAGGAATTGTCATTTAACAAACATAATTGATTGGGTATATGAATGAAGATATTGTTTGAATTTTAGGTTGGTTAATGAAGCCTTttttatttgattatgattaaaggtttttttctttctttcttctttttcatgaTTAACGACAGAATCAAATGTTTATTTTTGGTTTTGGTGGATCGTAAGTTAGCCGGGTTTAGACTTGGagtttatattaaggtattatttATTAGGAGTTGTAATATTCAGTTAATAATGACCTTTTCACTTAATAATTACCatctttatattattattatatgtcgTACATAACTAGTAGTCTAATATTAGCTTATTGTATGATAAAATTGCAACTTTCAATTAATGATTATGTTTTCGACTAATAATTTGCCATCTTAAATTTATCATTATCCATTATGTACTTAACTAGTAGTCTAATACTAAAGGGCTTCTAGCCCAGCGGTATTCAGTGTTGTCATCCCTCCTTGAAATTGATGGTTCAAGTCTTACTGTGGACATAAGTAGAATAATTTATGAATAGTTTAGTATATATTTGTATTtgctgttcaaaaaaaaaaaaaaaaactaatagtcTAATAATAAGTTATGGAAACTTATATCGCCAAagttattctttatttcttataAAATGCataaattacaaaataaaaaaaataaaaaaataaaaaaaaacataaataactccttcataattttataaagtACAAAATCATAAGAAATTACCTGAGGTTTTCCGACGTGTGTAAACATCTGTAATCATTTTCTCAAACAGTCATAGCTTATGTTGTTGGATTACAAAATAGAGTCGAGTACGACACTGATTTGGAATGTCGTGTTTGTGATTTCTATGACTAATATTATTTAGGTGTAATATGATTAATTTCTTGATCAATATTgtcttgataaatattaagcaAGTTAGGGTGGTGAAGAGTGCTCATTTGTTTAAGCTTGTGTCGGTTGAAAGTACACTGCTATTTAGGAGTGAAACCTTGCCGATGGGGGTTCGGGGGTAGCACCTCTGGAAGCAGTGTTCAACGGGTGGCAACCCCTAGCTGGGGTCGAGCTGGTTTTGTGATCTTAATTCTAGACATGTTTTTAAGGTGGTTAGTGACAAATTATATGATAGTTTTCTGACGTGATGTTACTTACCTGTAACTATCTTTTCCAGTTATTGGAAAAGAAGTTATCTcttattaattgattaatttcGTATGAGACTAGTACACAACATAAGACATTACGTCTTCTTCATTCTCAGTTCTTGAATATTGAGTTTGATCCAATTAGATATTTTTGAGTGTACCCTCAAAATGCTTTACTCTGAAAGTGTTTTCATAACTCTCAATAATCCAAGCATTCTAATACCCTGGTTTTCTAACAAAGATTAAAGCATTTTTGTGATAATGGCAACTTGAGATTATATGAAGGACATAACTAGCAAATTTTATGAGTTGATCAAGTTTGAAGGGCATGATTTTTGTAGATGGCAGAAGAAGATGCATTTCCTCCTCACAACTCTGAAAGTGGTGTATGTTCTAAGTATACCTATTCCTGAATTCGTTGAAGATGAACCCTTGGAGGAAACAAGAAGGATATTGAAGTGGGAAAATTATGGTTACATCTATCATGACCACATTCTCAATGGTATCTTTGACTCTTTATTTTATGTTTATCCAAATGTCGAATCTGCAAATGAACTATGGGATTCACTGGAATCCAAGTACATGGTTGAAGATGCTTCTGGTAAGAAGTTTATGGTCAGTAATTTCATGGTTTACAAGATGGTTGATACCAAGCCCTTAATGGAACAATTCCAAGAAATGTTAAGGATTTTGAGACAGTTTGTTCAACATAATCTGAAAATAGATGAAGCCATTTATGTGGTTGTAATCATTGACAAACTGTCTCCTTCCTGGAAAGAGTTTAAACATACTTTGAAACATAACAAGGAAGAGTTAATTTTGGTTCAACTTAGATGTCATTTAAGTATGGAAGACACTTTAAggactcaagaacttgataaTAATCCTAAAGGAAAAAACCAACTTGGTTCTATTATGTGAATATGGTGGAAGGTGATGGATCAAAGAACTCCAACAAGTCCAAAGGACGAAGGAAGTACAAAGGGACAATAGATAAATCTTCTAGCAAAAAGAAAAACCAGTTTATTAAACTATAACAAACCTGGTCATTTCAATAAGGATTTTTTTCTTCGTAACGTGAACAAAGATTTTGGTCCAAGTGGATCTAAGGATCGAGAAAATCAACAAGGTCATAATTCTGATTTTATGCATAATTTAATATTGTTCAAAATTATGTTTCTATAATTTATGAAGAATTTTATTTGCATGATGATGATGTTGCATGGTGGGTCGATTATGACGCAACAATTCATGATTGCATGTATCTTCATTAGTTTAAATAAAGTCAACCAATTGAAGATGAGTCTGTTGTAAAGATGAGAAATGTTGCAACTAAACCAATAAAGGGATTAGGATCTGTTTTACTTACATTTAATTGTGGAAAATGTTTGCGTTTAGACAAAAGTATTTTATATACCAGGGATTCAAAAGAATCTCTTATCTGAAATAGTTTTAAATAAGTGTGGTTACAAACAAGTGTTAGAAAGAGACAAATATATGTTTTCAAGACATGCTACTTTTGTTGGATTTGGTTATGTATGTAATGGTATGATTAGGCTTAATCTAAATTATCCTTCTTATGATAATTTGATTTGTATGGCTTCAACTAGTATTAGCAATAACTTATATAAATCAGATTTATGGCATGCTATAATATGACATATTCattacaaaataattaaataCATGTATAAAATGAGTTTGATTCATTCTATTGACATAAATAATGAAAAGTGTAAAACTTGCATGTTACCTAAAATCATTAGACACCTTTTAAGGATGTTGTTAGGGGAAGCAAGGTGGTGGAACTCatacatagtgatttatgtgattttcatGCAACATCTTCCATAGGAAACAAATAGTTTGTCATTACTTTTATTTATGATTCATCTAGATATTGTTATTGTTAGGACAAAAAATATTATTTGATGATGCAAAATATAAGAATGAACACAATTACGAAGAAGTATTTGGTAAACATGATCTTATAATCTACTAATAATTGAGAATTTACAATAAATAAATAGCTTTATCTCTAACTAATCTACCTAAAGATCCTTAACTCATAAAAGGATTACATCATGTCACTTACTCACATTAGGAGTGGTACAAGTCTATTTATAGGAAAACTATACAAGTCATGGTAAAAAACACATAAATTATAGAGGAGGCCCTTGTCATCATCCATATATAACTTTGCATCCAACATTCTCCCCCACAAAGTTTGGAATGGATGATGAGGCTTCATCTTCAAAAATAATCATCTAGCAAATAAGAAGACAACATGTGACAACGCATCAAAGCAATCTACGAATCTTGATTTGTCGATAGTATTCAAAAATAGGTTCTAGGATATAGGAATGCAAAATCAAGCACCAAAGTAAAAATATCAACTTCAACACCCAAAGAGCTTCTAGAAGTAATATTTTCAAACTTCATCTTCGAAACTAATCATAAAGATAATAGAGAAACTAAACCTGCCATGAAACCCACTTCGGAATCGAAAATCCAAATCATTGTATATCATTGAAgaactccccctccaagtcataatgatcttcaaataagatAAAGATACAAATCAtcaaaaaaaatatcatgtaaaaaATTAAACTCAAGATTCTTAACTTCACTTGATCGAGATATCACTAAGAGTTAGAGTTAATCAAAGCACCATGGTCATTAGTAGAAGCTTTTGGGTCCATGTCCTAAAGTTCATCAATTCCTAAAAATGATATACCCCACTTTCATATCTCTACCACAAGCTTCATCAAAAATCACCAATTTGATAAATCAGAATCCACTTTTGAATATCCATATCAAATTCTCCCCCCTTTTATAACCGAAAAACGATTATAAAACCTTCAAATGGGCATGTGAATGAGCTCAAATCATATATATCAATGTTATAATCCCTTTGACAAATGGAATAAACTTGACGCTTTAAAtatgaaaaagtcgaaaaaatgTGAAGTTTTGCGAAACTTGACCTTCCTGACTACCATGACTTAAATCGGAATCACATCAGTACTGTTCGGGAGAAATACATTCACCAAAAATCCAAATATGATCATCAGCCCTTGAATTTGCAATTATTTATGAAATTGGTTCAAAACTATCACTTTCCATAAAGAAAAGGAACCGAAATGATAAACCAACATCCTTCTTCCCTTTTTGATGGATTAGTGGGAAAGCCACAACATCCAACGACACCCAAATATGCAAGATTACCAATTTTAGTTGAGAGACCAATAAAAGTTGTGATATCAAAAACAATGTACAAAATCACATCATATGCGAGATATATTTGATTTGCGAAGCCAATGTTCCGACCATAATACTTTTGCGAGAATGAGATGACTTACGAGAACGAGATTGCTTGCGAGACCCAGTCAAGACCTAAAATGTGACATAAATCGGATTCAATATTTAATCAACTACGACAAGATTTAACTATGAGATCAGTGAAAAGTTCGATTCCAACACCGTTCATCATTGGGAGATCTTTGCATAAGTTGTGAGTCAATTTCAACTATGAAAAGTTTTATCAACGAGATCGATTATCCGATTGTGAGACCATCCTATGAGACTGGTTCCAAATATAAATCCTTGTCATACATCATTTATGTGCTCTGATGTTAGGTTCTTATCAATTCTTCATTCTTCATTCCGAAATTACTTTCCCATCGCATTTGTTCTGATCACTTTAGCATTCATAAATTTAGTTTTCGTTTCAATGACATTCACTTTAATAAACTCCATtcgatcatcatcatcatcatcatcatcatcaaccgaTCATCCAAATTATTAACCAATTTCAAATCAAACTGATTACTATATTcatcatgatctttgataaagtgatatcgcAATGCAATACATTACATTTTTtagtgttgtactggattatgacatatGCTGATTGTGATTTATGAGTCGCGGTATAACAATATCTTATTCATATTTATCCCATAATCTCGTAGTTAgctttgaatccaaataatttacgAAGTGCATGAAGCAGCTGCAATATACTCAGCTTCTgcatttcataaagaaacacatgtctgtttaTTTGTTGCATTTAAAAGATGAAGAtcttgataaatttaaaatttataaacaagtaGAGTTACACAAAAATGAATTGATAAAAGTTTTGATACTGACTGAGGTGGTGAGTAGTATGATCTAGTTTATTTCTAATCTACTTGAATAATACATGAAACCATGgcttcttatacaccacaacaaaattgTATGGCTGAAAGGAAGTGAAAAGATGTTTAATTAATTGTAAAAAGAAATTAGAATACAAATGAACACATGATGTAAATAAGATCTTGTTTCAGCTTGTATTAATCCGGATTGATACAAGTgcagttgtagagagagagagagagagagagagagagagagagagaaagcatAATGCTCAAAATGCCAAAAGCTACAAAAGTCTTATGTACCTACACTATTTATAGTGTACTTAATGGATACAAAAGGCATACTAGGACTTTTATGTTAATTGCAAATACACAAAAATGCATGATAAAATACATTTATATCGAAGTCATGAAGACCTTTGACATTAACACAACCTTCGCTACTAAGATAACTACCTAAGGCTTCGATATATCACAACAAATatgactcaacaatctccccctttgagATTAATATCCAATCTTCAAGATATGTGTATTGTCTTTATCACTTTCAGTAGCACTTTTCCTACTTCCATATACCAGACGATGATCTTCCTAATCCAATTTATCTTCATTCAAATTCTTATTGAAATTGTTTATACAAAGAAGGGCACCGGAAAGATTCTGATTTGAATATATATCTGTATCGTCAGTATTGAAGAAAAACTTCCTTTTCCCACCCTTCATATTCTTCCCTTTAAAAAAAAGTCCCAAAGGTTGATTGATAATTTCACCATCTACATAATCATTAATGTTGAATTTCCGTTTCAACAAAGACTTAGGAAcctttgactttttgttgaaGGCAATGGCGAACTCAAAATATGTTAATGCTAGATGAGTAAACTAACAGTCTAAGAAGTTTTTATGTGACTATACCTAATATTATTCGAAGTTTTGTCTTGAGCTTGGTAATTACTCATATCCCCCATTATCTTCGTAATTGTGATGAGATCATTCAAATTCATGAAATAGAATTCAGAAATGGtgaagttgtcacacccccgaactagacggtggaaacgtctgagggcttgcgtgacttaaattgaaatatcatcacaatgaatacacatgaaacataacatagacatcaccatgcatcaatacattacaactgaccttgttcacatcaagtacattgtctaaatattacaaatccatagcataaattgtttgagagttttcaaacataacatcctaacacacttggtattGTTCTTCAACTTATCtgttacttgagaatacaagttattttgaaaacgtcaaaatatataatgttggtgagttcataagcaggtttgatatgaaaatgttttgtatagtttgtaaaacccagaaaatccgatattttctgaaacgaCAATTGTTTATACAAAAGGTGTGATGATCCATAACTATATGcgtgaatgatttcaaaacgtgtataaatgagatgttttgcattatagttattgaaagtaCAAGTGAATAATGTTggtttccccggaaaacccgatatTTTCCAATAAAATACTATGAtcgttttgtattattgtatcgtcacaacgaatgaatatgatttccattgattacttagatggtattggatctctatgtgagtcgttataaccatacatgataatgactagttcgtctgtcttggcattctagcgaacgCCGGAAtcgatcttaagattttgtcaccctacactggccgagtctaactgtagcgaacagctaaggTGTGGGGGAGttacccccgtatagatctatacataaactctctctctccctccatgagactttgattataactacagactacgaccgacacttattggtgtcgcccgttattactcacttaatcAAAATGAATTATAACAACCTGATTTTTGTTTAATTGAATAGAAGGTAAGCTTAACAGACGAGGAGAAGAGGACTACGAGGTCCTACTAATCACGTCTGTTATTTAAGGCTGTCGAGTATATGAAGGACGCGTTGGCCCATttcgcatatgatttatttggaccttattagcaatgctaatgggccactgaggcccaatagcat is a window of Lactuca sativa cultivar Salinas chromosome 1, Lsat_Salinas_v11, whole genome shotgun sequence DNA encoding:
- the LOC111921449 gene encoding uncharacterized protein LOC111921449, with translation MKDITSKFYELIKFEGHDFCRWQKKMHFLLTTLKVVYVLSIPIPEFVEDEPLEETRRILKWENYGYIYHDHILNGIFDSLFYVYPNVESANELWDSLESKYMVEDASGKKFMVSNFMVYKMVDTKPLMEQFQEMLRILRQFVQHNLKIDEAIYVVVIIDKLSPSWKEFKHTLKHNKEELILVQLRCHLSMEDTLRTQELDNNPKGKNQLGSIM